GATTCCCCACACCTCCCCACGGGTGCTCCCCACCGCGCCCCACGGGTGCCTGGAATGCCCGCTATCTGCGGGTTTGCTGGCGGTTGTCGGGTGCTCATCGGCGCGCGTCGCGCGTGTCGGGGGAACTGCGCGAAATCTTCCCCACCCTCGTGATAGCTGGTGTGACCTGCGAAGTTCGCCAAGCGGGGACCGAGATCACCGCCGCTTTCGATTGAAAGTGGGGGAAAGTGGGGTAATGTGGAGCGCGCACTACAGGAGGCCGAACAGTCGAGAGGGTGATCCAGTAGGAGGTGTCGAGGCTTGTTTCTCGGTACCTACACCCCTCGGTTGGACGACAAAGGGCGACTGACGTTGCCTGCGAAGTTCCGGGACGAGCTGGCGGGAGGGTTGATGGTCACGAAGGGACAAGACCACAGCCTTGCCGTGTATCCCAAGGACGAGTTCACCGCGCTCGCGCGGAGAGCCGCGGCCGCTTCCCGATCGAACCCGCAGGCCCGAGCATTCGTCCGGGCCTTGGCGGCTTCCTCCGATGAGCAACGTCCGGACGCACAGGGCCGGATCATGCTGTCGGCCGAACACCGCCGCTACGCCAATCTGTCCAAGGATTGCGTGGTGATCGGCTCGGTCGACTTCCTCGAAATATGGGACAAGACGGCGTGGGATTCCTACCTCGCCGAGCACGAGGAGGACTACTCGCAGGCCAGAGACGAGTCGCTGGGCGGGATCTTCTAGCCCGCAGCGAGGCGAGTGCCCTGCGGCCTCTGCCCGACACCGACCCTGACGTACTTCCCCAACGCCAGGTGCGGTGCTTCGGTCAGAGACCACGGGGCATTCTCCTTGATTCGAAGGTCGTTCTTGACAAGGCCACGGTCGCTGGCGACCCACGGCGGCCACGCGAATGAACGTGAGGCAGGAAATCCCGGGAGGTCCAGGTGCACCGAAGCGATGACGGCCCCCGCCATGTTCCGGTTCTCCTGCATCGCGCCGACGAAATCCTCGGTCCCGCACTGCATTCCGAGGGCGCGGTCTACCTGGACTGCACCCTGGGCCTCGGCGGTCACGCCGAGTACTTCCTGCGCACCTACCCCCACCTCCGCCTCGTCGGCCTCGACCGCGACACCGCGGCGCTGAAGCTGGCGGGGGAGCGACTATCGCCCTTCGCGGACCGGATCACCCTGGTGCACACCAGGTATGACGGCATCCCGCAGGCTCTCGAACAGGCCGGGCTGCCCGAGAAGTCCTCGGTCCACGCGATTCTGATGGATCTGGGCGTGTCCTCCATGCAGCTGGACGAGGCCGATCGCGGCTTCGCCTACTCCATCGACGCGCCCCTGGACATGCGGATGGACTCCAGCACCGGCCCCACCGCCGCCGACGTGCTCAATACCTACAGCCACGGCGATCTGGCCCGGGTGCTGAAAATCTATGGCGAGGAACGCTTCGCGGGCAAGATCGCCTCCGAGGTGGTGCGCCGCCGGCAGCGCACCCCGTTCATAACCAGCGCGCAACTGGTGGAACTGCTCTACGACACCATCCCCGCCGCGGCCCGGCGCACCGGCGGGCATCCCGCCAAGCGCACCTTCCAGGCCCTGCGGGTGGAGGTGAACCGGGAACTCGAATCGCTCGAAGCCGCACTGCCCGCGGCGCTGGACGCGCTGGCGCCGGGCGGCCGGATCGTGGTGATGAGCTACCAGTCCCTCGAGGACCGGGTGGTCAAGACCGAGCTCGCCAAGCGGTCGGCCTCGCGCACCCCGCTGGACCTGCCGGTCGAATTGCCCGGCATGGGACCGGAATTCAAGATCCTGACCCGGGGTGCGGAGAAGGCGACCGAGGCCGAGATCGAGGAGAACCCGCGCGCGGCGCCGGTGCGCATGCGGGCGGCGGAGCGGATCGCAGGGGAGGACCATTCGTGAGGTTCCACAGAGACCGACGGCACGCGCGGACCCACCCGACGGGGGTCGCCCTATGACCATCCAGAAGCAGGCGGCAGGCCGGGGGGCGCGCCGGGTGCAGGCCGCCGAACGCGTGAAATCGGGTGCGGCGCAACGGGCTTACGCCCGCCGCCGCAATCGCGCGGGCGGCACGGGGGAGGTTCCGGGCATGCGTCGCGGCCGGCGCAGCGATGCCATGCCCCGCGGCCGGATGTCGTTCGTGGCCACCATCATCGCCCTGCTGGGCTGCGGTCTGGCCCTGACCCTGCTGCTCACCACCCGCGCCACCGAGGATTCCTATCAGCTCGGCGATCAGCGCCGCGCCAACCAATTGCTCTCCGACGAGCGCGACGCGCTGCAGCGCGATGTCGCCGCCGCCGACTCGCCCCCCGTCCTGGCCCAGCGCGCCGCCGAACTCGGCATGGTCCCGGCCAAGGATCCCGCCCGCCTGCTGCTCGGCCCCGACGGCCAGGTCATCGTGGTCGGCACCCCGCAGCCCGCCATGGGCACCCCGGTCCCGCCGCTGAACACCACCCCCTCGTCCCCGGCGCCACAGCCCAAACCCGGTCAGCCGCAGCCCGATCGCGTGGTCCCGGTGACCACCACCCCGGCCCCCACCACCACCCCGGCCCCGACCACCGCGCCGACCCCGGCACCGGCGGTGCAGGTGCCGGGGTCGCAGAATCCCCAGCTCCAGGCGAACGGGGCGCCCAGGTGACGCGCACTCGCCCACCCGCGGGGCCGATCTCGGCGGGGCTGATCGGAGTCGTTCGATGAGTCCCTCCCGCGCGGGGCGCGGGCGCGAATCCAACCGGGGCCGTTCGGATTCCGGGCGCGGACGGGCGAGCGCCGCACGCAACCGGACCGGGTCCGGACGGGCCGGTTCGGGGCCGGGACGGCAGAACAGACCGCGGCCCGCTCCGGGACTGGACTCGGGTGCGCGATTCCGGTTCGGGGTGGGCCGGTTGGTCATGCTGGTGGCGCTGGCCGTGGCGGCCATCCAATTGCTGTGGGTGCAGAGCGTTTCCGCGCCGAAGCTGTCGGCGGAGGCGGCCAGTCAGCGCTCCACGACGGTGCCGGATCCCGCGACGCGCGGCGCGATCACCGATCGGTACGGCAAGTCGCTGGCGTTCACCATCGCGGCCAAACAGTTGAGCTTCCAGCCGGTGCGGGTGCGCAAGGATCTGGCGGACGCCTACGAGAAGAACCCGAAGACCGCGCCGAATCCGGACGATCGGCTGGCGGCCATCGCCAAGTACATGCACGACAAGCTCGGCAATGCCGCGCCGGAGAAGGACATTATCGCGCAGTTGAAGAGCGACGAGCCGTTCGTCTACCTGGTGCGCAATGTGGATCCGCGGATCGCCGCCGACATCACGCTGAAGTTCCCGGAGATCGGCCAGGAACGCCAGGACATGCGCGAATATCCCGGGGGATCGTTGGCGGCCAATGTGATCGGCGCGACCGGCTGGGACGGGCACGGCCAGATCGGCCTGGAATCCTCGATGGACGCGCTGCTGGCCGGCACCGACGGCTCGCTCACCTACGACCGCGGCTCCGACGGCGCGGTGATTCCGGGCTCGTGGCGCGATCGCCATCCGGCGGTGAACGGCTCCGGCGTGGAGCTGACCCTGGACTCGGATCTGCAGTACTACGTGCAGCAGCAGGTGCAGCAGGCCAAGGACCTGTCCGGCGCGGGCGCGGCCTCGGCGGTGGTGCTGGACGTGCACACCGGCCAGGTGCTGGCCATGGCCAACGACAACACCTTCAACCCGTCGCTGGATCCGACCACCTGGACCACCACCGATCTGGGCAATCCCTCGGTGCAGGAAGCCTTCGAACCCGGTTCGGTGAACAAGATCGTCACCGCGGCCGCGGCCATCGAATACGGCGTCACCAGCCCCGACGAGGTGCTCGACGTGCCGGGCAGCATCAGTATGGGCGGCGTGACCGTGCACGACGCGTGGGTCCACGGCAATGCCCCCTACACGACCACCGGCGTCTTCGGAAAGTCCTCGAACGTCGGCACTTTGATGCTGGCGCAGCGCGTCGGCGAGGACCGCTGGTTCGACATGGTCAAGCGGTTCGGCATCGGCCAGCGCACCGGCGTCGGCCTGCCCGGCGAGAGCGCCGGCATCCTGCCCGTCCGCGACCAGTGGTCGGGCTCCACCTTCGCCAACCTGC
This sequence is a window from Nocardia yunnanensis. Protein-coding genes within it:
- the mraZ gene encoding division/cell wall cluster transcriptional repressor MraZ; its protein translation is MFLGTYTPRLDDKGRLTLPAKFRDELAGGLMVTKGQDHSLAVYPKDEFTALARRAAAASRSNPQARAFVRALAASSDEQRPDAQGRIMLSAEHRRYANLSKDCVVIGSVDFLEIWDKTAWDSYLAEHEEDYSQARDESLGGIF
- a CDS encoding peptidoglycan D,D-transpeptidase FtsI family protein, with the translated sequence MSPSRAGRGRESNRGRSDSGRGRASAARNRTGSGRAGSGPGRQNRPRPAPGLDSGARFRFGVGRLVMLVALAVAAIQLLWVQSVSAPKLSAEAASQRSTTVPDPATRGAITDRYGKSLAFTIAAKQLSFQPVRVRKDLADAYEKNPKTAPNPDDRLAAIAKYMHDKLGNAAPEKDIIAQLKSDEPFVYLVRNVDPRIAADITLKFPEIGQERQDMREYPGGSLAANVIGATGWDGHGQIGLESSMDALLAGTDGSLTYDRGSDGAVIPGSWRDRHPAVNGSGVELTLDSDLQYYVQQQVQQAKDLSGAGAASAVVLDVHTGQVLAMANDNTFNPSLDPTTWTTTDLGNPSVQEAFEPGSVNKIVTAAAAIEYGVTSPDEVLDVPGSISMGGVTVHDAWVHGNAPYTTTGVFGKSSNVGTLMLAQRVGEDRWFDMVKRFGIGQRTGVGLPGESAGILPVRDQWSGSTFANLPIGQGLSMTTLQMAGMYQAIANDGVRIPPRIVKAKIAPDGTRTEEEPPDAVKVVNPQTARTLRSMFEAVVQKDPNGGNQTGTGVPAAIEGYQIAGKTGTAQQVDPKCHCYSSDRYWITFAGMAPADNPRYVIGMMLDAPVRSSDGSGGGSVAPLFHSIASWLLQRDRIPPSPPAKPLILQAS
- the rsmH gene encoding 16S rRNA (cytosine(1402)-N(4))-methyltransferase RsmH translates to MHRSDDGPRHVPVLLHRADEILGPALHSEGAVYLDCTLGLGGHAEYFLRTYPHLRLVGLDRDTAALKLAGERLSPFADRITLVHTRYDGIPQALEQAGLPEKSSVHAILMDLGVSSMQLDEADRGFAYSIDAPLDMRMDSSTGPTAADVLNTYSHGDLARVLKIYGEERFAGKIASEVVRRRQRTPFITSAQLVELLYDTIPAAARRTGGHPAKRTFQALRVEVNRELESLEAALPAALDALAPGGRIVVMSYQSLEDRVVKTELAKRSASRTPLDLPVELPGMGPEFKILTRGAEKATEAEIEENPRAAPVRMRAAERIAGEDHS